CCTCCAGCAGCAGCGCGGCCGTCGACTCGTCCAGCCCGGTGACCCGCGCCAACCGGCGCAGGTCGCGGACGCCGAGACCACCCGAGCGCAGCACCGGCGCGGGCTCGGCGGCCAGCTGCTCCAGCAGCGCCTCGGTGTGGCGTACCACCTCCATGGTCTGCCCGGCCCCGGCGGAGTCGGCGGCCTTCGGCTCGCGCGGCGTGGCCGCCACCGGGGGTGGGCTGGTGTCCAGCGGGCCCAGCGGACCGGTGTCGCGCCGCAGCAGCAGCCCGATCTCCCGGGGCAGCTCCACCATGCCCGAGGTGCCGCCCTTGCCGCCGCTGACCCGCACCAGCAGCCGGTGGTCGACCAGCCAGCGGACCGGGGAGCCGGTCGGTGCCCCGCCATTGGTGTCGTCCGGGGGTAGATCGTCGTCGGCGCCGACCGCCGGAGCCTGCAGCGCGCCGGGGGGCACGCTCCCGACCGGCGGGCCGGCGGCCAGCCGATCCAGGATCGCCCGGGCCGACGGTGGCGCGGCGAGCAGCGTCCGCCGCAGCTTCGCCGGGTCCGCACAGAGCGCGGCCGTGCGCGCGTCCAGCTCCGTCGCCGGCCGGCCGAGCCCCGCCGGGTACGGGGAGATCTCGTCGATGCCACCGACGAGGTGCAGGGCGCTGTCGGGGCCGTACACCAGGAAGCGGGCGCGTAGCCGGTCGATGGCGGCGCGGATGCTGGTCGGCGCGGGCGGGTGAGGGCCGGTGGTGGCCATGGCGAGGACCCCGTCGACCGAGGTGGTGCCGTCGACCGGGTCACGGGTCAACCGGGCCGCGTCCATGATCTGGAGGGTGAACTGGTCCAGCCCGTCCAGCGCGCGCGACACCGAGACGCGGGACTGGGCCCGGATGGCGAGGGCGGCGACGTCGGCGGGGACCGGCACGACGAGGTCCGGCCGCAGCTGGAGAAGGGCGGCGAGGGACTCGTCGGGCAGCGACCGCAGGTGGTCGGCGAGTGAGGTGCTCATCGTCGTTCCACGCTAGCCCGCACCGGCCTGCTTCCGCCCATCGGACGACCGAGCCGGCTCGGGTGGCCGGGTAGCTTTCCAGGATGCCTCCACTGACGGTCGGGTTCGATCTTGACATGACCCTGCTCGACACGCGCCCCGGCATCGCCGCGGCCTTCCGGGCGCTGACCGAGCTGACGGGCGTACCCATCGACGCCGAGGCGGCCGTGTCCCGGCTCGGCCCGCCGCTGCGGGTCGAGATCGCCCGCTGGTTCCCGCCCGAGCAGGTCGAGGAGACGGTCCGGATCTACCGCGAGCTCTACCCGGCGTACGCGATCACGCCGGCGGTGCCGCTGCCCGGAGCTCGGGCGGCCATCGAGGCGGTGCGCGAGCGGGGCGGGCGGGTGCTCGTGGTTACGGCGAAGCACGGCCGGCTGGCCCGGCTGCACCTGGACCACCTGGGACTGGTGGTGGACGAGGTGGCCGGTGACCTGTTTGCCGAGGAGAAGGCGACGGGTCTGCGGGCCCACGGCGCGACCCACTATGTGGGAGATCACGTGGCGGACATGGTGGCCGCCGGTGCGGCCGGGGTGCCCGGCATCGCGGTGGCCACCGGCCCGTGTTCGGCCGACGAACTGCGGGCCGCCGGAGCGGCGACGGTACTCGCGGATCTCACCGGATTCCCGGCGGCGCTCGACGGCATGATCCGGCTAGCCTTGAGGCAGTAGACGGCGACAGTCTCTCAAGCGAAGCAGGGGTTCTCAGGTGCCTACGGGTCGAGTGAAGTGGTACGACGCGACCAAGGGATACGGGTTCGTCACCAGTGACGAGGGTGGCGACGTGTTCCTGCCGAAGGGCGCGCTACCGGCGGGTGTCACCGATCTCAAGGGCGGCCAGCGGGTCGACTTCAGCGTGGTGGACAGTCGGCGGGGTGCGCAGGCGATGGGGGTGAAGCTCCTGGACGCGCCGCCGTCCGTGGCGGAGCTGCGCCGGCGACCGGCCGAGGAGTTGCACGGCCTGGTCGAAGACATGATCAAGGTGCTGGAGGCGAAGGTCCAGCCGGACCTGCGCCGGGGTCGCTTCCCGGATCGCAAGACCGCGCAGAAGATCGCTCAGCTGGTCCACGCGGTCGCCCGCGAGCTGGAGGTCTGAGGCACGAGCCCGGCGTCGGTGGCCCGGCCGAGCAGTGCCTCGACGGCAGCGAGCCCCGCACCGCCGAGGTCGGCGGTGAACTCGTTGACGTAGAGAGCGATGTGCCGGTCCACCACGTCGGGCTCCATCTCCTGGGCGTGCGCCAGCACGTACGCCCGACTGGCCGCCGGATCGGCCCAGGCCCGCCGGACGGAGTCCCGGATCCAGCCGGCGGCCTCCTGCGGGTCGACCACGCCACGGCGGGCCAGGATGGCGCCGAGCGGGATCGGCAGGCCGGTGTCGGATTCCCACCACTCGCCCAGGTCCACCACGGCGGTGAGGCCGTGCCGTGGGTAGGTGAACCGGGCCTCGTGGATCACCAGCCCGGCGTCGTACCGACCGGCGGCGACACCCGGCATGATCTCGTGGAACGGCACCACCTCGATGCGCCGCGGCGTCCGGCCGGCCGCCCAGAGCCGGAACAGCAGGTAGGCCGTGGTCCGGTCGCCGGGCACCGCCACGGTGGCGCCGGTGAGGTCGGCGCGCTCCGGGCCGCCGCCGCGGTCGGCCCGGGTGAGCACCAGCGGGCCGCATCCCCGGCCCAGGGCACCCCCGCAGGGCAGCAGATGGTAGTCCTCCAGCAGCCACGGCAGCGCCGCGTAACTCACCTTCACCAGGTCGAACGCGCCGCGTTCGGCGGCGGTGTTGGTGACGTCGACGTCGGCGTACGTCACCTCGACCGGCGGCGCGCCGGGCACCTGCCCGTGCACCAGGGCGTGGAAGACGAACGTGTCGTTGGGGCAGGGCGAGATCGCCAGCGAGAGCGCCACGCCCCCCACCGTAACCCCGCCGCCCGCCCCGCTCCCGCTCCACCCGCGCCACGTCCGCTCCCGCCCCACGCCGACCGAACGGCTTGGCGGGTGGTGGTCGGCGTGCCCGCGCGATCGTGTGTCGGGGTGTGGTGCGCGCGCCCTGTCGAGCTGAGGGCGTAGACGGATCGGTGAGGTGGCGACTGTTTTTGGAGAATGCGGATGCTGGGAGCGGGGCGTTCGGCGCGTGGGCCCGCTTGTCCTGCCTGTCGGCTGTCGGCGCCGCTGTGGCAACCGGGGGAGCCGGCTGCGATAGCGCAGACGGTTCAGCTCGACAGGGACCAAACCAGTGCAGTGACTCGGCGGAGAGACCAGACCACCGGGCCCTGTTACCAGGCAGGCAGCCGCCGGTGGGCAGGCCGGGTGGGGCAGTCCGGGTAGGGCCGTCCGGGTAGGGCCGGTAGGGCAGCCGCGGGTCGAGCGGGCATTCGATGGGCCGCATGTTGTCCACAGGGTTATCCACAGGTTTGCGGTCGGGGTTGAGCGGCCTTCGAGGGTGTTGGGAGCATCGGTGGATGGCGGATCGCGCGGGTGGGTTGCTTGAGCTGGGGCCGATGCTGCGGGCGTTGCGACGGCAGGCCGACCTGAGCCAGCGTGAGCTGCCAAGCGGTCTGGTGTGCCGCAGTCAACCGTGGCGCGTATCGAGTCGGGCCGGTCCGCCGATCCCCAGTTTCAGACGGTGCAGCGGCTGGTCCGGGCGGCGGGCGGGGCGCTGCGGGTAGCTGCTCCCGACGAAGCAGCTGTACCAGACAAGGGGGTCCTGACCGTCGATGCCGCCCCCGACGACGTCCGTCGCGACGGGGCCGGTCGTCGCTACCCGGCGCACCTGGACGTGCGGGAGGTGCGGACACTGAAGGACTGGCCGGGGGCCTGGTGGGCGCACTCGTACTCGCTGCCGCCCGATCGGTGGCCGCTGCTGGTCCCCGAGGTGACCTACGACCTCGACCGTGGCCGCCGGGACGAGCGGCGACTGCGGGCGTGCCTCCGCGACGCGGTGCGGATCCGTCGCGTCACGGACGGCGTGCCGGACGGGTGCTGGCGGCTGCTGGCCGAGCTACCGGACGGCGATGCGGTCGGCGACGTGGTCGGCGAGCTACGTGCCCATGAGCGCAGCCTTGATCTGCTGCTCGGCGAGGATCTGGGCGATCGGCGCGAGGTGGTGCTCGACGGTGTGCTGGTCGCGCCCGGCCTCCGGCTGCTGGGCATCGGGCGGCGGTTGATGGCCCGGCTTGCTGAGGAGACCCGCCGGGCCGGCCTGAGCACGGTCTGTGCCACGGCCGAGTTCGGCGGCATCGACTTCCTGCTGGCCGGCGGCTACACGATTGAATGGAGTCGGCCGTACGCCCTGCGGCTCGACCAGCAGCGACCGGGCGCGGGCGCCCGGGTGCCGGGCGACTCCGGCGGGACGGCGGGCGTCAGCGGAGGGCGGCGGCGGCTGCGGTGAGCGCGGTGAGGGCGTCACGCATGCGCCAGGCGTCGCGGTCGCGGGGGCCGATCGGGTTCGAGACGGTACGCAGCTCGGCGAAGGGTACGCCGGCGTGGCCGGCGGCGACGGCAACGCCGTACCCCTCCATCGCCTCGGCCACCGCGTCCGGGTGGCGCCGGCCCAGCGCCTCGGTGCTGGCGGCGGTGCCGGTCACGGTGTTGACAGTCAGCACCGATCCCACGGTGGCGGCCGGCAGCGCCGCGCGCAGGGTGGCCAGCAGCCCGGGGTCGGCGTCGATGGTCGTTCCACCGCCGAGCAGCTCGGGCGGCATGCCCAGTTCGTCGAGCGGGATGAAGCCGTCGGGCGACTCCGCGCCCAGGTCGGCGGCGACGGCCCGGGTGCCGAGCACGGTGCCGCCGACCGCCACCCGGCCGGCGAAACCGCCGGCCACGCCGGCGCTGACCACCCCGCGATACGGCCGGCCGGCGGCCTCGGCGAGCGCCAGCAACCGGGCCGTCGCCGCGCCCGCGACGGCCGGACCCACGCCCACCGGTACCACCGCCACGGTCGGGTCGGCGAGGCCGGCCTGGATCGCCTCCGCCTCCGCGGGAACCGCGGTCACCACGAGCAGACCGGTCACGTGATCGAACCCGGTGAGCTGCGCCGCGTCTCGTCGTCGCCGCCACCGGAACCGGTGACCGCCGACGACGGGCGGTAGATGTGGAAACCCGGCGGTGCGAGTCCGGGCTCCTCCGGCGTCGAGCCGCTCTGGAAGGGCGCGGGGGAGGTGGGGGCGGCCTCGGCGGCTTCGGCGGTGTCGACGGCCGCCCGGTCCCGGGCGGCCTGCTCGTCGGCGACCCGCTCGTCGGCCGTCCGCTCGTCGGCCGTCCGCTCCTCGGTGGCCAGTTCGTCATCGGTCAGCGGTCGTCCGCGTAGCTTCTCGGCCCGCAGCCGCCGGGCCATCACCAGGCCGCGGGCGGCGGCCAGCGCGCCGACACCGGCGGCGACGGCGATGCCGATCCGGCCGTTGAAAGGTACGAGCCCCAGCCCGCCACCGGCCACGAAGGCGAGCATCAGCACCGTCTCGGAGTGGGCGAAGGAACTCGCCCGCAGCCGTTCCGGGATGCGTTCCTGGATGGAGGCGTCGACGGCGAGCTTGGCGATGCCGCTCATCATGGCCGCGACCACGCAGAGCAGGGCGACCATCGGCAGGGAGAAGTTCAGCACGGTGAGCACGGCCACCCCGGCGACGATGACCATGCCGCTGGACTGGAGGGCGGCCGGCCGGTGGATGTGCAGCCGGGTGCCGATCGCGGTGGCCAGGAAGGTGCCGACGGCCAGCGCCCCGCCGATCAGGCCGAGTGCCGCCTCGTCCCTGAGATCACGCCCGAACGCCACCGTGGTCAGGTCGCCGGCCTTGATGGTGAACGCCAGGAACAGCAGCAGGAAGCCGTAGACCGCGCGCAGTGTGGCCGCGCCGATCAGGGTCGAGATGACCAGCCTCCCGGCGGGCCGGCCCCGGCCCAGCGGGCGTTCGCCCGTGCCGCGTCGCAGCGCCCGGAGCAGGCGGGGGACGCGCTCCGGCGGTTCGGAGTCGGCCTTCGGTGGCAGCCGGAGGGAGATCACCATGCCGATCAGGAAGATCACCGAAGCCACCCGTAGCGGCCACTGCGGCCCGAACCAGAATGCGGCCAGGCCGATCGGGGCGACCAGCGCCCCGGCGACGGTGCCGTAGACGCTGGCCCGGGCGCCGACCTGGGACAGGCCGAGCCCCTCCGGCAGCAGCCGGGGCACCGCCGCGGAGCGGGCCACTCCGTACGCCCGGGAGAGCGCCAGCACGCCGAAGGCCGCCGGATAGAGCCCGAAGCCGTGGATGTAGTCGGAGATCAGCCAGGCCAGGAACGCCCGGCCCAGCATGGTCGTGGCCAGGGCGTACCGGCGGCCGTGCCGGAAGTGGTCGAGCAGCGGCCCGACCACCGGGGCGAGCATGGCGAACGGCACCATGGTCACCAGCAGGTAGATCGCCACCTTGCTGCGTGCCTCGCCGAGCGGCACGTTGAAGAAGATCGTCCCGGCCAGGCCGATGGCGATCAGCGTGTCCCCGGCACAGGAGACCGCGTGCAGGTCGAACAGGCGGACCATGCCGGTCTCACCGCCGGCGCCCCTGGTCCGGGCGCGGGCGGCACTGCGGGTCACCCAGCGACCGCTGCTGAGTGAACCGCGCAGCAGCAGCCGGACGGCACGGATGCCGGTGCCGACGGTCCGCCCGAGGAGGGACCGCTCGGAGCGGGAGAACAGCGGCATGGCACCCATCCTGACCCATCGGCCCGACGGATGCCGCGTCACCGCCGCAGAACACCTCTGGGGAGTGCCTCACAGCCGACCCCGCCGATGGGGGACAATGGTCGGGTGACCAGGCCCGCCTCCGCCCGCGCCGCTCGTCTTGACCAGGTCTGCGCCGCCGCCGCCGCCGTCGAGCTGGCGCGCGCCGGCATCACCGAAGTGGGCCCCGACGACGTCGGCGACCACCTGCAGGTCGTCGCCGAAGGTGATCGACTCGTCACGCACTACTTCGAGTGCCGGCTGGCCGGTTACCGGGGGTGGCGTTGGGCGGTCACCGTCACGCGGGTGCCGCGTAGCCGCACCGTGACGGTCTGCGAGACCGTGCTGCTGCCCGGGCCGGACGCGCTGCTCGCGCCGGGCTGGCTGCCCTGGCAGGAGCGTCTCAAGCCGGGTGACCTGGGCCCGGGTGACCTGCTGCCGACGCCGTCGCAGGACGAGCGGCTCCAGCCCGGTTACCTCCTCTCCGACGACCCGGCGGTCGAGGAGACCGCCTGGGAGCTGGGGCTCGGCCGGTCCCGGGTGATGTCCCGGGAGGGGCGCATCGAGACCGCCCAGCGCTGGTATGACGGCGATCACGGTCCCTCGGCGCCGATCTCGACCGCCGCGCCCGCCACCGCCCGCTGTGGCACCTGCGGCTTCTACCTGCCACTCGCGGGCAACCTGCGGCAGTGCTTTGGCGCGTGCGGCAACTTCTACGCCCCCGACGACGGTCGGGTGGTGAGCGCCGACCACGGCTGCGGCGCCCACTCGGAGACGTTGGTCGAGGCCGAGACGGCGGTGGAGGAGATGCCCACCGTCTACGACGACAGCGCGGTGGAGCCGATGCCGGTCAGCCGTGCGCCCGGCACGGTCGGTCCAGGCGAGCCGGCGGAGCCGTACGCCCACTCCTGAGCGCGGCGGGCCGTCGACCGCTCAACCGGCGGCGCGGCGGCGACGCCGGTGCGCGTCGTGCCGCATCATCACCGCCAGGCCGGGGAAGCCCCACAGAAAACCGGCCAGGCAGATCCAGAGCCAGTTCTCGTGGCCGCTGGCGGCGAGCCGGTCGCGGAAGAGCAGCAGCACCAGCCCGGTGACCGCCCAGGCCGCCATGCCGGCGAGCGCGAACGGCACCATCGGCGGGTCGAGCGGCGCGGGGCGGGGCTGTTGCGTCGGCACCCGGCCAGGGTACGCGACTTCGCTTCCCCGCCGGCCAATCATCTGCGACGATGCGCGCGACAACCCGATGATCCGCTGTGAGGTTCCTGATGGCAGTAGCGCCGCCCGACAACGGCACCCCACCCGGTCCCAGCCGGCCGCGTAACGGTTTCGACCGGTACTTCGAGATCTCGGCCCGTGGCTCGACGCTGAGCCGCGAGGTACGCGGTGGATTGGCCACCTTCTTCACGATGGCGTACATCGTGGTGCTCAACCCGCTCATCCTCGGCAGCGCCGTCGACGGTGACGGCAACACCCTGCCGATCCCGGCGATCGCGGCGGCCACCGCCCTGGTCGCCGGCGTGATGACCATCCTGATGGGCGTGGTCGGCCGGTTCCCGCTGGCGGTCGCCGCCGGTCTCGGGGTGAACGCCCTGGTGGCGTACGAGATCGCGCCGGAGATGACCTGGGCCGACGCGATGGGCCTGGTGGTGATCCAGGGCGTGATCATCGCCGTGCTGGTGCTGACGGGGTTGCGTACCGCCGTGTTCCGCTCGGTGCCGACGCAGATGAAGACGGCGATCGGCGTCGGCATCGGTCTGTTTCTCACCATCATCGGCCTGGTGGACGCCGGATTCGTCCGGCGCATCCCGGACGACGCGAACACCACCGTCCCGGTCGGCCTGGGCATCGGCGGCAAGCTGGTCAGCTGGCCGATGCTGGTCTTCGTGGTGGGCCTGCTGGTGACGCTGGTGCTGGTGGTACGCCGGGTGAAGGGCGCGATCCTGGTCGGCATCCTCGCCTCCACGGCGCTGGCCATGGTGGTGGAGGCGTTCGGCAACATCGGCCCGTCCTTCGTCAACGGCGTGCCGAACCCGAAGGGTTGGTCGCTGAACGTCCCGACCCTGCCGAGCAACCCGTTCGACGTGCCGGATCTCTCCCTGCTCGGCAAGTTCAACGTGCTGGGCTCGTGGGAGCGGGCGAGCTGGCTGGTCGTGCTGATGTTCATCTTCACCCTGCTCATCACCGACTTCTTCGACACGATGGGCACGATGGTGGCCGTCGGTCAGGAGGGCGGCATGCTCGACGAGCAGGGCACGCCGCCGCGGACCAGGGAGATCCTGCTGGTCGACTCGATCGCCGCGGCCAGCGGTGGTGCGGCCAGCGTCTCCAGCAACACGTCGTACATCGAAAGTGCCGCCGGTGTGGCGGAGGGCGCCCGGACCGGGGTGGCCAACCTGGTCACCGGGGCGCTGTTCCTGCTGGCCATGTTCCTGGCGCCGCTGGTGGTGGTCGTGCCGTTCGAGGCGGCGTCCGTCGCGCTGGTGGTGGTCGGCTTCCTGATGATGACCGCGGTGCGGACCATCGACTGGTCCGACTACGAGATCGCCATCCCGGCCTTCCTCACCATCGTGCTCATGCCGTTCACCTACTCGATCTCCAACGGCATCGGCGCGGGCCTGATCGTGTACGTCGTGGTCAAGCTGGCCAAGGGCAAGTACCGGGAGATCCACCCATTGCTGTACGCGGTGGCGGCGCTGTTCGTGGTGTACTTCCTGCGCGGTCCGATTGAGGCGCTGCTCTTCTGACGCCGGCCCCGGGCCGGGCGTGTGATCCGCGCGACGCGCTCCGCACGCACGGCCCGGAGCAGGGGGAACGCCGGGGTGAGCATGGTCATATTCGATGCGGTCGGTCAGCTCATTAGTTAGGCTAACTATCGTGACGGAGCGGACGGTGACGGCTCAGAGCATGCCACCGGCGCAGCTGGCCCTCCAGTTGCGTGATGCAATCACCCGGCTGAACCGGCGGGTCCGCCAGGCCCGGCCGGTCGGTGACCTCACGGTCACCCAACTGAGCGCGCTCACCAGTCTTCGGCTGGCGGGTGCGCTCACGCCGCGAGAGCTCGCCGACGTCGAACGGGTGCAGCCACCGACGATGAGCAAGATCGTCGCGAAGCTGGAGGAGCGCGGCCTCGTGCAGCGCACCCCGCACCCGACCGACGGCCGGCAGGTCATCCTCGCGACGACCGAGGGAGGCCGGGCCGTGCTCGACCAGTTCGAGCGAGTCCGGGACGAGTGGCTGGCTCGCCGGCTGGCCGAGCTGAGCGACGCCGACCGGGAGACCCTGCACCACGCCGCGGAGATCCTCCAGCGACTCTCCCGCGCCTGACGCCGCGCACACCTGGTGTGCCCCGCGCCGCGCCGTCCGTCGTTGACGACGCGTACGACCGCGAGGAGGCGCACCAAGAGTGCAGGCCAGGCTGAGCACGATGTTCCAGTCCCTACAGGTCCGTAACTACCGGCTCTTCGCATTCGGGCAACTGGTCAAGCTGATCGGTGTCTGGATGATGTTCATCGCCCAGGACTGGCTGGTCCTCGAGCTTTCCGGCGACTCGGCCACCGCGCTCGGCGTGGTCGTCGCGCTTCAGTTCACCCCAGTCCTGCTGCTCACGCTGATTTCCGGTCGCCTCGCCGACCGGTACGACAAGCGGTTGCTCCTCTTCCTCGCCAACGCCTTCTGGACGGTGCTGTCGCTGGCCATGAGCGTGCTGGTGCTCACGGACCTGGTTCAGCTCTGGCATGTCTTCGTCTTCGCTGCCCTGCTCGGTGTGGCCAACGCAATGGAAACCCCGGTACGGCAGGCGTTCATCTCCGAGCTGGTCGGCACGCCGCTGCTGCCCAACGCGCTCTCGCTCAACGCGGCCGTGTTCAACTCGGCCCGGATCGTCGGCCCGGCCGTCGCGGGCCTCGCCATCGCCGCCTTCGACGTCGGCCCGGTCTTCCTGGTCACCGCGCTCAGCTCGGTCGCACCCCTGGTCACGGTGATCCGGATGCGCCCGGCCGAGCTACACCGGGAGCCGCTGCCCTCACGCGACGAGCGGGCCGCCGCGACCGTGCTCGACGGCCTGCGTTACGTCGCCCGCCGTCCCGACCTGCTGCTGCCGATGGTGGTGATGTCGGTGATCGGGATGTCGCTGTTCAACTTCCAGCTCACCCTGGCGGCCCTGGCGAAGACCGTGTTCAACACCGGCGCCGCCTCGTTCGGTCTGTTCAGCACCACCCTGGCGGCCGGGGCGCTGGTCGGTGCGCTGGCCGGGACAGGGCGGCGCAGCCGTCCCTCGGTCTGGCTCGTGCTCGGTGCCGCGATCGCCCTGGCGGTGTTCGGCACGCTCGTCGGGCTGGCGCCCGAGTACTGGATGGTCCTGGTCCTGCTGCCGCCGACCGGTTTCTTCATGGTCTACTTCGCCCAGGCGTCGAACCAGCGGGTCCAGCTCGGCACCGATGCCGCGTTCCGGGGACGGGTGATGGCGCTGTGGGTGCTGGTGTTCCTGGGGACCAACCCGGTCGGCGCGCCGATCATCGGCTGGATCGCGGAGACCTTCGGTGCCGGCGCCAGCATCTGGGCCGGTGGCCTGCTCTCCCTGACCACCGCGTTGCTCGCGCTGGGCTGGCAACTGCGCCGGGACGGGGCCCGGCTGCGGTTCCGGGTGCTCCCGCTGCCCCGCTTCTACGTCACCGAGGTGTGAGCCGGGGGCCGGCTGTCCCGGTTGCCGAGTCCGGATCCGGAAAATCGGTTACGTGACGCTGGGCATCGGCATAGCTTCGGTGGGTGGAGGTCCTACGCTTACTGCTCCTGGCCGTGGCGCTGGCCGCCGTGGTGTTCCTGCCGGTGCTGATCGCGCTGGTCGTCTGCACCGACGAGATCGTCGACCGGCTGACCTGCGGCTACAGCGAATGGCGGGAGCGGCGCCGGGAGCGGCGCCTGATCGCCCGGCTGGACGAGGCGGTCGACGCGGACGCCGTCGCGGGCCGGGTCGACCTCGGCGCACTCGACCGGGTCGACCGGCGGCCCCTGGAACAGATCGCCGCCGACCTGCGCTGCCTGCGCCGGGAACGGGCCGACGGCACCCGCCGGGCGGTCGTGTGGCACAGCAGCGTGCTCGACGCGTACGACGACCGGCTCCGGCTGGCCTGCCGGGCGCTGGGCATCACGGAGCATCTCGCCGAGCTGGCCGGGGTCGACCGGCAGATCGAGCGGATCCGGGTCGAGGCCGAGCTGGACGCCGCCGGCCTGCGGCTGCCGGCGAGCCGCCCCGGGCAACACGAGCGGCATCACTAGCTGCGACCCTGTGGCACGTGCGACTCTTCACCGCCGTCTACCCGCCGACCGACGCCATCACGCACCTGACCGCCCGGGTGGCCGGGTTGCGGCTCGGCACGGCCGCGGCCGCCGGGACGAACGTCCGGTTGGTCGACCCGACCCGGGCCCATGTCACGCTCGCCTTCCTCGGCGAGGTGGACCCTGGACGGCTGGCCGAGGTGGAGAGCGCCCTCGGGCTCGCCGCCGCATGGTCGCGGGACGCGCGTACCGCCGTGCCCCGGCTGCGGCTGGCCGGGGGCGGGCGGTTCGGGCAGGGCCGTTTCACCGTGCTCTGGGCCGGCGTGGGCGGTGACGTCGAGGCGCTGCGGGTGCTGAGCCGGCTGATCCGCTCCCGGCTGCGCCGAGCCCGCCTGCCGTACGACGAGCGGCCGTTCCGCCCGCACCTGACCGTTGCCCGCCCCGGCGACCGGCTATCGCCCGTCGACATCGAGGCCGATCTCGCCGCCCTGGCCGACTACGAGGGCCCGGAGTGGCCGGCGGTCGAGCTGGTGCTCACCCGCAGCGAACCCGGCCCACACCCCACCCACCGCCCCCTAACCACCTGGCCCCTCTAAGAGACTGTCGGGTAACCGGTCCGGCCCGGTGGGTTATGGCGAGGCGCGTCGATGTGGGGTGCTCGACAAATAGATCATCCCCGCCATGATCTTGATGTGTGTGCAACAGAGATCGCGGCGGGGATGATGCCCGCTCATGCTATCCGTCGAGTCTGACCGATGCGATGTGGGCGGTTCTCGCGCCGCTGCTGCCGGGGCGTGACCTGTGTAAAGGCGGCCGGCCTCGGGTGTATGACGATCGACTGGTCCTGGACTCGATCTTCTACGTGCTGCGGTCGGGTTGCCCGTGGCGGATGATGCCGCACGATTTGGCGCCTGCGGACGCGGCGCATCGCTGGTTCACGACGTGGCGGAAGAACGGGACGTGGGACCGGATTCACGATGAGCTTCGCCGGCGGGTGCGAGTCGCGGCCGGTCGGGAGCCGGAGCCGACGGCCGCCGTGCTGGACGCCCAGTCGATCAAGTCGAGTGAAGGCGGCGAGTCTCGTGGTTTCGACATGGGCAAGAAGACCACCGGCCGCAAACGGCACCTGGTCGTCGACACGATGGGGCTGATTCTGGTCGTGGTGGTCACCTCCGCCTCCGTCAACGACCGTCCCGGTGGCCGCCGGATCCTCGTACGGTTGGCCGAGGCGTTCACCACCATCGCCCTCGTATGGGCCGACGGCGGCTACGCCAACAGCATCGACTCCAGCCTGTTGAGCTGGGCGAAGACCCAGCTCGGCGTCCTGCTGGAGATCGTCAGACGCACCGACGACATCAAGGGCTTCAAGGTCCTACCGCGCCGATGGGTGGTGGAGAGGACGCTCGGATGGCTGGTCCGCAACCGGCGTCTGGCCCGCGACTACGAACGACTGACCACCAACTCGGAAGCCATGATCAAGGTCGCGATGATTCGGCTCATGACAATACGTCTGGCCGGTCAAGCGATCAGGTGGAGCAACGCAACCGACCGCGAAGCCGCCCGACGCATCAACGCCGAGCGACTTATCACGACGTAGTCATCCAGTTACCCGACAGTCTCTAACCCGCCCCCGACTACCGCGATCTTGTATTTATGGTCGCTAATATGCCGGCATTCGTGGCTTTTGTCGCGACACAAAGTGCAAGATCGACGGGGTGAGAGCGGGGGCCGGGTGGGTTAGGAGGACTCGCGGGCGGCGGGGCCGGTGCCGAAGAGGACGTCGTCCCAGCTGGGGAGGCGCTTGCGGGGCTTGGCGCCGGGCTCGGTGGACTCGGCGGCGCTCGCCGCCGGGGTGTTCGTGCGGCGGGGACGC
This is a stretch of genomic DNA from Micromonospora sp. WMMD1082. It encodes these proteins:
- a CDS encoding HAD family hydrolase — encoded protein: MPPLTVGFDLDMTLLDTRPGIAAAFRALTELTGVPIDAEAAVSRLGPPLRVEIARWFPPEQVEETVRIYRELYPAYAITPAVPLPGARAAIEAVRERGGRVLVVTAKHGRLARLHLDHLGLVVDEVAGDLFAEEKATGLRAHGATHYVGDHVADMVAAGAAGVPGIAVATGPCSADELRAAGAATVLADLTGFPAALDGMIRLALRQ
- a CDS encoding cold shock domain-containing protein, with protein sequence MPTGRVKWYDATKGYGFVTSDEGGDVFLPKGALPAGVTDLKGGQRVDFSVVDSRRGAQAMGVKLLDAPPSVAELRRRPAEELHGLVEDMIKVLEAKVQPDLRRGRFPDRKTAQKIAQLVHAVARELEV
- a CDS encoding 1,4-dihydroxy-6-naphthoate synthase; translated protein: MALSLAISPCPNDTFVFHALVHGQVPGAPPVEVTYADVDVTNTAAERGAFDLVKVSYAALPWLLEDYHLLPCGGALGRGCGPLVLTRADRGGGPERADLTGATVAVPGDRTTAYLLFRLWAAGRTPRRIEVVPFHEIMPGVAAGRYDAGLVIHEARFTYPRHGLTAVVDLGEWWESDTGLPIPLGAILARRGVVDPQEAAGWIRDSVRRAWADPAASRAYVLAHAQEMEPDVVDRHIALYVNEFTADLGGAGLAAVEALLGRATDAGLVPQTSSSRATAWTS
- a CDS encoding GNAT family N-acetyltransferase — translated: MARIESGRSADPQFQTVQRLVRAAGGALRVAAPDEAAVPDKGVLTVDAAPDDVRRDGAGRRYPAHLDVREVRTLKDWPGAWWAHSYSLPPDRWPLLVPEVTYDLDRGRRDERRLRACLRDAVRIRRVTDGVPDGCWRLLAELPDGDAVGDVVGELRAHERSLDLLLGEDLGDRREVVLDGVLVAPGLRLLGIGRRLMARLAEETRRAGLSTVCATAEFGGIDFLLAGGYTIEWSRPYALRLDQQRPGAGARVPGDSGGTAGVSGGRRRLR
- a CDS encoding futalosine hydrolase, translated to MTGLLVVTAVPAEAEAIQAGLADPTVAVVPVGVGPAVAGAATARLLALAEAAGRPYRGVVSAGVAGGFAGRVAVGGTVLGTRAVAADLGAESPDGFIPLDELGMPPELLGGGTTIDADPGLLATLRAALPAATVGSVLTVNTVTGTAASTEALGRRHPDAVAEAMEGYGVAVAAGHAGVPFAELRTVSNPIGPRDRDAWRMRDALTALTAAAAALR
- a CDS encoding MFS transporter, which gives rise to MPLFSRSERSLLGRTVGTGIRAVRLLLRGSLSSGRWVTRSAARARTRGAGGETGMVRLFDLHAVSCAGDTLIAIGLAGTIFFNVPLGEARSKVAIYLLVTMVPFAMLAPVVGPLLDHFRHGRRYALATTMLGRAFLAWLISDYIHGFGLYPAAFGVLALSRAYGVARSAAVPRLLPEGLGLSQVGARASVYGTVAGALVAPIGLAAFWFGPQWPLRVASVIFLIGMVISLRLPPKADSEPPERVPRLLRALRRGTGERPLGRGRPAGRLVISTLIGAATLRAVYGFLLLFLAFTIKAGDLTTVAFGRDLRDEAALGLIGGALAVGTFLATAIGTRLHIHRPAALQSSGMVIVAGVAVLTVLNFSLPMVALLCVVAAMMSGIAKLAVDASIQERIPERLRASSFAHSETVLMLAFVAGGGLGLVPFNGRIGIAVAAGVGALAAARGLVMARRLRAEKLRGRPLTDDELATEERTADERTADERVADEQAARDRAAVDTAEAAEAAPTSPAPFQSGSTPEEPGLAPPGFHIYRPSSAVTGSGGGDDETRRSSPGSIT